A region of Streptomyces sp. NBC_01788 DNA encodes the following proteins:
- a CDS encoding cryptochrome/photolyase family protein: MTTAHWIFGDQLGPHFLTPAGEDGPDRGAPVVMIEARSVFRRRRFHRAKAHLVLSAMRHRAAELGGRVTYVRAETYREGLRRAMGGAPVTVCHPTSYAALRLVRSLPRVRVLPARGFMVAREEFTGWVEEHGGRRLLQEDFYRWVRQEHDLLMEGGQPAGGRFNHDHANREPPPGGARELDVPGPYRPREDDIDAEVRDDLGRWEREDGVRFVGRDGPRRFPATRREALSALRRFVTHRLASFGPYEDAMLTGDPVMSHSLLSSSLNLGLLHPAECVERAERAWREGAVPVNSAEGFVRQVAGWREFVWQLYWHFGEDYRHDNALGHTEELPEYFAELDADAVTARCLATVLAQVRDTGWTHHIPRLMVLGSHALQRGWDPAAVTDWFHRCFVDGYEWVMVPNVVGMSQYADGGRMTTKPYTSGGAYIHRMSDLCDGCAYRPTERTGPHACPYTAGYWAFLHRHRRLLSGNARMRRSVQGLDRLGDLDEVLRQERRRAGEVP, encoded by the coding sequence ATGACCACCGCGCACTGGATCTTCGGCGACCAGCTCGGTCCGCACTTCCTCACGCCCGCCGGCGAGGACGGGCCCGACCGCGGGGCGCCCGTGGTGATGATCGAAGCCAGATCGGTCTTCCGGCGGCGCCGGTTCCACCGTGCCAAGGCGCACCTGGTGCTCTCCGCGATGCGGCACCGTGCGGCGGAACTGGGCGGGCGGGTGACGTACGTGCGGGCCGAGACCTACCGGGAGGGACTGCGCCGCGCGATGGGCGGGGCGCCGGTCACGGTGTGCCACCCCACCTCGTACGCGGCGCTCCGGCTGGTGCGATCCCTGCCCCGGGTGCGGGTGCTGCCCGCCAGGGGCTTCATGGTGGCCCGCGAGGAGTTCACCGGCTGGGTCGAGGAGCACGGTGGGCGGCGGCTGCTCCAGGAGGACTTCTACCGCTGGGTGCGCCAGGAGCACGACCTGCTGATGGAGGGCGGCCAGCCGGCCGGCGGCCGGTTCAACCACGACCACGCCAACCGCGAGCCCCCGCCGGGCGGCGCCCGGGAGCTCGACGTGCCGGGTCCGTACCGGCCGCGGGAGGACGACATCGACGCCGAGGTGCGCGACGACCTCGGCCGGTGGGAACGCGAGGACGGGGTGCGATTCGTCGGCCGGGACGGGCCCCGCCGCTTCCCCGCCACCCGACGGGAGGCGCTGTCGGCCCTGCGCCGCTTCGTGACACACCGGCTGGCGTCCTTCGGACCCTACGAGGACGCGATGCTCACCGGTGATCCGGTGATGAGCCACAGCCTGCTCTCGTCCTCGCTGAACCTGGGGCTGCTGCACCCGGCGGAGTGCGTGGAGCGAGCCGAACGAGCCTGGCGGGAGGGCGCCGTCCCGGTGAACAGCGCGGAGGGCTTCGTCCGGCAGGTCGCGGGCTGGCGGGAGTTCGTCTGGCAGCTGTACTGGCACTTCGGCGAGGACTACCGGCACGACAACGCGCTCGGGCACACGGAGGAGCTGCCGGAGTACTTCGCCGAGCTGGACGCGGACGCGGTCACGGCGCGCTGCCTGGCCACCGTGCTCGCCCAGGTGCGCGACACCGGGTGGACGCATCACATCCCCCGGCTGATGGTGCTGGGCAGCCATGCCCTGCAGCGCGGCTGGGACCCGGCCGCGGTGACCGACTGGTTCCACCGCTGCTTCGTCGACGGCTACGAGTGGGTGATGGTGCCGAACGTGGTGGGCATGTCCCAGTACGCGGACGGCGGCCGGATGACCACCAAGCCGTACACGTCGGGCGGCGCCTACATCCACCGCATGAGCGACCTGTGCGACGGCTGCGCCTACCGGCCCACCGAGCGCACCGGTCCGCACGCGTGCCCCTACACCGCCGGGTACTGGGCCTTCCTGCACCGGCACCGGCGGCTGCTGTCCGGCAACGCCCGCATGCGGCGCTCGGTGCAGGGGCTGGACCGGCTCGGCGACCTCGACGAAGTGCTGCGGCAGGAGCGGCGGCGGGCGGGCGAGGTGCCGTGA
- a CDS encoding lamin tail domain-containing protein — MSNSSAETPRPARHRATPLRKRLIPLAITGSVVLAGVGVHSAFATPSADAVISEVYGGGGNSGATLTNDFIELANAGSGSLDLSGYSVQYLSGSPGPTTKWQSTPLTGTLAGNGRYLIQEAAGTGGTAALPTPDATGNINMSGTAGTVALVKGTDLLTCVTKADCAADSRIKDLVGFGTALVHEGSGPAAGASNTASVARKTLVDTDDNAADFAAGDPTPENSGGQSGDTGGGDTSPSPSPTATPPADAISAKIHDIQGTNRRSPLSTKNVKDVTGIVTGVRTTSTSSTSKGFWMQDPNPDNDPRTSEGIFVYTSSNPTVKVGDSVTVSGVVTEYYPGGYDTGIQSTTEIMKPTVTVLSSGNPLPAPVVLDKNSIPAVWSPKADSSGSIEYADLEPTKYALDFYESLEGMNVQVSDARVVGATDAYHELWVTADPDHNKTKRGGVYYPSYDDPNVARLQVQAINTTDAFPMANVGDELTGVTAGPLDYSQFAGTYILAARQVGTYKDNGLKPEVTSEAKSNEVTIGTYNVQNLAPSDSQSKFDRLGHNLVTNLRAPAIVGVEEIQDNSGAIDDGTVDSDKTLAKLTDAIVAAGGPRYEYRQINPVNDKDGGQPGGNIRTVFLFDPKRVTFVDRPGGDSLTAVDVVGKGSDTHLSVSPGRIAPTDEAWNSSRKPLVGEFLTKNNKKIFVIANHLNSKGGDQNVAGRIQEPVRSSEIQRNKQATLENAFVKKLEAADPKALIVSLGDYNDYQFSSAMKTLTGDGKQLTDLVNTLPADERYSYVFQGNSQVLDHMMVNPSMLNHVTYDVVHINSEFADQVSDHDPQVLRVKP; from the coding sequence GTGTCGAATTCCAGCGCTGAAACGCCCCGCCCCGCAAGACACCGCGCGACTCCTCTGCGCAAGCGGCTCATACCGCTGGCGATCACCGGGTCGGTCGTGCTGGCCGGAGTGGGCGTCCACTCCGCCTTCGCCACCCCCTCGGCCGACGCCGTCATCTCCGAGGTCTACGGAGGCGGCGGCAACTCCGGCGCCACCCTGACCAACGACTTCATCGAGCTGGCCAACGCGGGCTCCGGTTCGCTGGACCTCTCCGGCTACAGCGTCCAGTACCTCTCGGGCAGCCCCGGCCCGACCACCAAGTGGCAGTCCACCCCGCTCACCGGCACCCTGGCCGGTAACGGCCGCTACCTGATCCAGGAGGCCGCGGGCACCGGCGGCACCGCCGCCCTGCCGACCCCGGACGCCACCGGCAACATCAACATGTCGGGCACCGCCGGCACCGTCGCGCTGGTCAAGGGCACCGACCTGCTCACCTGCGTCACCAAGGCCGACTGCGCCGCCGACTCCCGCATCAAGGACCTGGTCGGCTTCGGTACCGCCCTCGTCCACGAGGGCTCCGGCCCGGCCGCGGGCGCGAGCAACACCGCCTCGGTCGCCCGCAAGACCCTGGTCGACACCGACGACAACGCGGCCGACTTCGCCGCGGGTGACCCCACCCCCGAGAACTCCGGCGGCCAGAGCGGCGACACGGGCGGCGGTGACACCTCCCCGTCGCCGAGCCCGACCGCGACGCCCCCCGCCGACGCGATCTCGGCGAAGATCCACGACATCCAGGGCACCAACCGGCGGTCCCCGCTGTCCACCAAGAACGTCAAGGACGTCACCGGCATCGTCACCGGTGTCCGCACCACCAGCACGTCCTCCACGTCCAAGGGCTTCTGGATGCAGGACCCGAACCCGGACAACGACCCCCGCACCAGCGAGGGCATCTTCGTCTACACCAGCTCCAACCCCACGGTGAAGGTCGGCGACAGCGTCACCGTCTCCGGTGTGGTCACCGAGTACTACCCGGGCGGCTACGACACCGGCATCCAGTCGACGACCGAGATCATGAAGCCGACGGTCACCGTGCTGTCCAGCGGCAACCCGCTGCCGGCCCCGGTCGTCCTCGACAAGAACAGCATCCCCGCCGTGTGGTCCCCCAAGGCCGACAGCAGCGGCAGCATCGAGTACGCCGATCTCGAGCCGACCAAGTACGCCCTGGACTTCTACGAGTCCCTGGAGGGCATGAACGTCCAGGTCTCCGACGCCCGCGTCGTCGGCGCCACGGACGCCTACCACGAGCTGTGGGTCACGGCCGACCCCGACCACAACAAGACCAAGCGCGGCGGTGTCTACTACCCGTCGTACGACGACCCGAACGTGGCTCGTCTCCAGGTCCAGGCGATCAACACCACGGACGCGTTCCCGATGGCCAACGTGGGTGACGAGCTCACCGGCGTCACCGCGGGCCCGCTGGACTACAGCCAGTTCGCCGGCACCTACATCCTCGCGGCCCGTCAGGTCGGTACCTACAAGGACAACGGCCTCAAGCCCGAGGTCACCAGCGAGGCGAAGTCCAACGAGGTCACCATCGGCACGTACAACGTGCAGAACCTCGCCCCGAGCGACTCGCAGTCCAAGTTCGACCGGCTCGGCCACAACCTGGTCACCAACCTGCGCGCGCCCGCCATCGTCGGCGTCGAGGAGATCCAGGACAACAGCGGCGCCATCGACGACGGCACCGTTGACTCCGACAAGACGCTGGCCAAGCTCACCGACGCCATCGTCGCCGCGGGTGGTCCGCGCTACGAGTACCGCCAGATCAACCCGGTGAACGACAAGGACGGCGGCCAGCCGGGCGGCAACATCCGCACCGTCTTCCTGTTCGACCCGAAGCGGGTCACCTTCGTGGACCGGCCGGGCGGCGACTCCCTCACCGCCGTCGACGTCGTCGGCAAGGGCAGCGACACCCACCTGAGCGTCTCGCCCGGACGGATCGCCCCGACGGACGAGGCCTGGAACAGCAGCCGTAAGCCGCTGGTCGGCGAGTTCCTCACGAAGAACAACAAGAAGATCTTCGTGATCGCCAACCACCTCAACAGCAAGGGCGGCGACCAGAACGTCGCCGGCCGCATCCAGGAGCCCGTCCGCAGCTCCGAGATCCAGCGCAACAAGCAGGCCACGCTGGAGAACGCCTTCGTCAAGAAGCTCGAGGCGGCCGACCCCAAGGCCCTCATCGTCTCCCTCGGCGACTACAACGACTACCAGTTCTCCTCCGCGATGAAGACCCTGACCGGTGACGGCAAGCAGCTCACCGACCTGGTGAACACCCTGCCGGCGGACGAGCGCTACTCCTACGTCTTCCAGGGCAACTCGCAGGTGCTCGACCACATGATGGTGAACCCGAGCATGCTGAACCACGTCACCTACGACGTGGTGCACATCAACTCCGAGTTCGCCGACCAGGTCAGCGACCACGACCCGCAGGTTCTGCGTGTGAAGCCTTAA
- a CDS encoding DUF2238 domain-containing protein, with protein MSAPTLPAPARPTPWRVPPLLLAGIVVAGMIVSGWAPRDRVTWLLETVWVIVGLPLVVLAWRRFPLTDLLCCLLAVHALVLATGGHYTYAEVPLGDWIRDTFGLQRNPYDRLGHLMQGFVPAVLVRELLSRTSPLRGNRWLAPLTVCACLAFSALFELFEWAAAVIGGHGADAFLATQGDVWDTQWDMFCALIGATVSVLLLSRLHDRRMAVLEAAAR; from the coding sequence ATGTCCGCCCCGACCCTGCCCGCACCGGCACGCCCCACCCCCTGGCGCGTTCCGCCCCTCCTGCTCGCCGGGATCGTGGTGGCCGGGATGATCGTGTCGGGCTGGGCCCCGCGCGACCGCGTCACCTGGCTGCTGGAGACCGTGTGGGTGATCGTCGGGCTGCCGCTGGTCGTGCTGGCATGGCGGCGTTTCCCGCTCACCGACCTGCTGTGCTGTCTGCTCGCCGTGCACGCGCTGGTGCTGGCGACGGGCGGCCACTACACCTACGCGGAGGTGCCCCTCGGCGACTGGATCCGGGACACCTTCGGCCTCCAGCGCAATCCGTACGACCGCCTGGGCCACCTGATGCAGGGCTTCGTGCCCGCGGTGCTGGTACGGGAACTGCTCAGCCGCACCTCCCCACTGCGCGGCAACCGCTGGCTGGCGCCGCTCACGGTGTGCGCGTGCCTCGCGTTCAGCGCGCTCTTCGAACTGTTCGAGTGGGCGGCGGCCGTGATCGGCGGCCACGGCGCGGACGCGTTCCTCGCCACTCAGGGCGATGTGTGGGACACCCAATGGGACATGTTCTGCGCGCTGATCGGGGCCACTGTCTCGGTGCTGCTGCTCAGCCGCCTCCACGACCGCCGGATGGCGGTCCTGGAGGCCGCGGCGCGCTAG
- a CDS encoding sensor histidine kinase, whose protein sequence is MLKTARAKSPAREESEAPARPRRMPAVLLPDALLALAITGFALLDIVFDLDNSTRYGPMPPLVVSTLVATLVLALRRLAPLATAVVVAVAIAGPMLATPLTFTLWGDFLPLLLATYSVARHGERVSAWLGVAATATTVVLVMLRNPDAGTVSNIPFAAVPIAIVFVAGRVLSGRARSHSDDQARVQRLEAEREEAIHVALAEERSRIARELHDIVAHCVSVMVVQAGAAEDLLDRDPSQAHAPLRSVQETGHQAVGELGRMLGLLRGEATRPALKPQPGTANLAELIEHMGGVGLPVSLTMEGPARPLPPGMDLTVYRVVQEALTNALKHATPTTAHVLLHYDEQSIRVSVRDTGRTGSPARPASNRIGHGLLGMRERVGLYGGTLETGHADGGGFAVTASLPLQAAPR, encoded by the coding sequence ATGCTGAAGACGGCACGCGCCAAGTCGCCGGCGCGAGAGGAGTCGGAGGCGCCGGCGCGTCCGCGGCGCATGCCGGCGGTGTTGCTGCCCGACGCTCTGCTCGCGCTCGCGATCACCGGCTTCGCCCTGCTCGACATCGTCTTCGATCTCGACAACTCGACCCGGTACGGCCCCATGCCGCCCCTGGTCGTGTCCACCCTCGTGGCGACGCTGGTGCTGGCGCTGCGCAGGCTGGCCCCGCTTGCCACGGCCGTGGTCGTCGCGGTCGCGATCGCCGGACCGATGCTGGCCACCCCGCTGACGTTCACTCTGTGGGGCGACTTCCTGCCCCTTCTGCTCGCCACCTACTCGGTGGCCCGGCACGGTGAACGCGTGTCCGCGTGGCTCGGCGTCGCGGCGACCGCCACCACCGTCGTGCTCGTGATGCTGCGCAACCCGGACGCCGGCACCGTCAGCAACATCCCGTTCGCCGCGGTGCCGATCGCCATCGTCTTCGTCGCCGGCCGGGTGCTGAGCGGCCGGGCCCGCAGCCACTCCGACGACCAGGCACGGGTCCAGCGGCTGGAGGCCGAGCGCGAAGAGGCGATCCATGTCGCGCTGGCGGAGGAACGCTCCCGTATCGCCCGCGAGTTGCACGACATCGTCGCCCACTGCGTCAGCGTCATGGTCGTCCAGGCGGGCGCCGCCGAAGACCTGCTCGACCGCGATCCCTCCCAGGCGCACGCGCCACTGCGCTCGGTTCAGGAGACCGGACATCAGGCGGTCGGCGAACTGGGCCGGATGCTCGGCCTATTGCGCGGGGAAGCGACGCGACCCGCGCTCAAGCCGCAGCCGGGCACCGCGAACCTGGCCGAACTCATCGAGCACATGGGCGGCGTCGGCCTACCGGTCTCACTCACCATGGAAGGCCCGGCCCGCCCACTGCCGCCCGGCATGGACCTGACCGTCTACCGGGTGGTGCAGGAGGCACTCACCAACGCACTCAAGCACGCCACACCCACCACGGCCCATGTGCTGCTGCACTATGACGAGCAGTCCATACGGGTCAGCGTGCGGGACACGGGACGCACAGGATCGCCCGCGAGGCCGGCCTCGAACCGGATCGGCCACGGGCTCCTGGGAATGCGTGAACGGGTCGGACTCTACGGCGGCACCCTGGAGACCGGACACGCCGACGGCGGCGGCTTCGCCGTGACAGCGAGCCTGCCGCTTCAGGCGGCGCCCCGATGA
- a CDS encoding response regulator transcription factor, which translates to MIRVLLVDDQALVRGGFHSILSGQDDIEVVGEAANGAEAVESALTLLPDIILMDIRMPRMDGIEATRRLLQDGRCPARVLILTTFDEDEYVYQALRAGASGFLLKSAPPRELAGAIRTVAAGQALLAPEITRRMIEEYVRRPRPGSHQPTRLEKLTPREHEVLGLIARGRSNAEIGAELFLSEPTVKTHVTRILAKLGLRDRVQAVVFAYEYGLVQPGHSPHE; encoded by the coding sequence ATGATCCGCGTCCTGCTCGTGGACGACCAGGCCCTGGTCCGCGGCGGCTTCCACTCCATCCTGAGCGGCCAGGACGACATCGAGGTCGTCGGCGAGGCAGCCAACGGCGCGGAGGCGGTCGAAAGTGCGCTCACTCTGCTGCCCGACATCATCCTGATGGACATCCGGATGCCGCGCATGGACGGCATCGAGGCAACCCGCCGGCTGCTGCAGGACGGGCGCTGCCCCGCGCGGGTACTCATCCTCACCACCTTCGACGAGGACGAGTACGTCTACCAGGCACTGCGCGCCGGAGCGAGCGGCTTCCTCCTCAAAAGCGCACCGCCACGTGAACTCGCCGGTGCCATCCGCACCGTCGCCGCCGGCCAGGCGCTGCTGGCCCCGGAGATCACCCGACGGATGATCGAGGAATACGTACGCCGCCCGCGCCCCGGTTCGCACCAGCCCACCCGGCTGGAGAAACTGACCCCACGCGAGCACGAAGTGCTCGGTCTCATAGCCCGCGGCCGCTCCAACGCCGAGATCGGTGCGGAACTCTTCCTGAGCGAGCCGACGGTCAAGACCCACGTGACCCGCATCCTCGCCAAGCTCGGCCTGCGCGACCGGGTCCAAGCCGTCGTCTTCGCCTACGAGTACGGCCTCGTCCAACCCGGCCACTCGCCCCACGAGTGA
- a CDS encoding DinB family protein translates to MVTRVSAEVHGDERGALLAFIEEQRGGIRRSVLGLTEEQAASRPSASGLSLGGLVKHVAEVEQSWIARAKQEAPAVDRDESNWHECFQLAGDETVASQLAYWEKVAAETEAFLRAVPSLDDTFPLPSQPWFPPEGRVSMRWLALHLIRETARHAGHADIIRESLDGATAFELVARERGSSGE, encoded by the coding sequence ATGGTCACTCGCGTTTCCGCCGAGGTACACGGCGACGAGCGTGGAGCGCTGCTGGCGTTCATCGAGGAGCAGCGCGGCGGTATCCGCCGGTCGGTGCTCGGCCTCACGGAGGAGCAGGCCGCGTCGCGGCCCAGTGCCAGCGGCCTTTCGCTGGGCGGGCTGGTCAAGCACGTGGCCGAGGTCGAGCAGAGCTGGATCGCGCGTGCCAAACAGGAGGCGCCGGCGGTCGATCGGGACGAGTCCAACTGGCACGAGTGTTTCCAACTGGCCGGCGACGAGACCGTCGCCTCGCAACTGGCCTACTGGGAGAAGGTCGCAGCCGAGACGGAGGCGTTCCTCCGTGCGGTGCCCAGTCTCGACGACACCTTCCCGCTGCCGTCCCAGCCCTGGTTCCCGCCCGAGGGGCGTGTCTCCATGCGCTGGCTGGCCCTGCATCTGATCCGCGAGACCGCGCGGCACGCGGGTCACGCCGACATCATCCGCGAATCCCTCGACGGGGCCACG
- a CDS encoding NAD(P)/FAD-dependent oxidoreductase — translation MAVADGTAVADVVVVGAGVAGLACARDLAAAGLGVTVLEAGDAAGGRMRTDRLDGFTVDRGFQVVNPAYPQLRRRLPARFLDPRPFLPGVLVHTGGRRVLLADPRRRPDAVASLLSARFARPRDLVALAALGARDGLAPARALKHAPERTTRAALADAGFSAPFVEGFFRPFLSGVFLEDSLETSSRVFHLVWRSMLRGALCLPAFGVQSVPRALASALPEGTVRLGTPVSRLAGRGVVTADGVELPARAVVVATGAAAASRLLPGLDVPAHRTVTTYYHVAPRSPLGRPVLLVDTRRRVLNTCVLSDVAPEYAPRGSALIATSVVGGDTELVRAAVVAALSEMYGADATAWDLLVARTVENALPAMPPPWPLNRTCRTGPGRYVCGDHRGTGSVQGALASGARAAREVLEDLGGN, via the coding sequence GTGGCCGTGGCGGATGGAACGGCGGTCGCGGACGTCGTCGTGGTGGGTGCCGGGGTCGCCGGGCTGGCGTGCGCCCGCGACCTGGCCGCCGCGGGGCTCGGCGTCACGGTGCTGGAGGCGGGCGACGCGGCGGGCGGGCGGATGCGGACCGACCGCCTGGACGGCTTCACGGTGGACCGCGGCTTCCAGGTCGTCAACCCGGCCTACCCGCAGCTGCGCCGCCGCCTGCCCGCCCGGTTCCTCGACCCGCGCCCCTTCCTGCCGGGCGTCCTGGTGCACACCGGTGGCCGGCGCGTGCTGCTGGCCGACCCGCGCCGCCGCCCCGATGCGGTGGCGTCGCTGCTGTCCGCGCGGTTCGCCCGGCCGCGCGACCTGGTGGCGCTGGCCGCGCTCGGCGCCCGCGACGGGCTCGCTCCGGCCCGCGCGCTCAAGCACGCGCCTGAGCGCACCACCCGCGCCGCCCTGGCCGACGCGGGTTTCTCCGCCCCGTTCGTGGAGGGCTTCTTCCGGCCGTTCCTCTCCGGCGTCTTCCTGGAGGACTCCCTGGAGACCTCCAGCCGGGTGTTCCACCTGGTGTGGCGCAGCATGCTGCGCGGCGCGCTGTGCCTGCCCGCCTTCGGCGTGCAGTCCGTTCCGCGCGCCCTGGCCTCAGCCCTGCCCGAGGGAACCGTACGGCTCGGCACACCCGTGTCGCGGCTCGCCGGCCGGGGCGTGGTCACGGCGGACGGCGTGGAGTTGCCGGCGCGCGCCGTCGTCGTGGCGACCGGTGCCGCCGCCGCCTCACGGCTGCTGCCCGGCCTGGACGTCCCCGCCCACCGCACCGTCACCACGTACTACCACGTCGCCCCGCGCTCCCCCCTGGGCCGCCCCGTCCTGCTGGTCGACACCCGCCGCCGCGTACTGAACACCTGCGTCCTCAGTGATGTCGCGCCCGAGTACGCCCCGCGAGGCAGCGCCCTCATCGCGACCTCGGTCGTGGGCGGCGACACCGAGCTCGTGCGGGCTGCTGTGGTCGCGGCCCTGTCCGAGATGTACGGTGCCGATGCCACCGCCTGGGACCTGCTGGTCGCGCGCACCGTCGAGAACGCGCTGCCGGCCATGCCGCCGCCCTGGCCGCTGAACCGAACCTGCCGCACCGGGCCGGGCCGTTACGTCTGCGGGGATCACCGCGGCACGGGTTCCGTCCAAGGCGCCCTCGCCTCCGGCGCGCGGGCCGCCCGGGAAGTGCTGGAGGACCTCGGCGGGAACTGA
- the abc-f gene encoding ribosomal protection-like ABC-F family protein, which yields MSDASVVCSNLSFTWPDDTPVFQDLSFTVGSGRTGLVAPNGTGKSTLLKLIAGELRPGAGSISVAGTLGYLPQSLPLTGDLTVAEVLDVAAIIQAIDAVESGDVDEKHFVTIGDDWDIEERSRAQLDRLGLADVTLDRSLSTLSGGQVISLGFAAQLLKRPDVLLLDEPTNNLDLDARHKLYDVLKDFNGCLLLVSHDRDLLDRMERIAELDRGELRFYGGNFTAYEEAVRTEQEVAEKNIRNAEQELKREKREMQQARERAERRQSNAARNLRNAGLPRIFAGNMKRGAQESAGRAGQMHAGRVSEAKARLDEAGRALREEQRITLDLPDTNVPAGRNLFLGEQLLVRLGDKDVFAGQGADLTVRGPERIALTGANGAGKSTLLRLLSGDLTPRSGEIRRADGRIAYLSQRLDLLDLDRTVAENFADYAPERPEAERMNLLARFLFRGPRAHLPVGVLSGGERLRATLACVLCAEPAPHLLLLDEPTNNLDLVSAGQLESALNSYQGAFVVVSHDERFLREIGVNRWLRLADGKLEETGAPEV from the coding sequence ATGTCCGACGCCTCCGTCGTCTGCTCGAACCTGTCCTTCACCTGGCCCGACGACACTCCCGTCTTCCAGGACCTGTCCTTCACCGTCGGCTCCGGCCGTACCGGCCTCGTGGCGCCCAACGGCACCGGCAAGAGCACGCTGCTCAAGCTCATCGCCGGTGAACTGCGGCCCGGCGCCGGGTCGATCTCCGTGGCCGGCACCCTCGGCTACCTGCCGCAGAGCCTCCCCCTGACCGGTGACCTCACGGTCGCCGAGGTGCTGGACGTCGCCGCGATCATCCAGGCCATCGACGCCGTGGAGTCCGGGGACGTCGACGAGAAGCACTTCGTCACCATCGGCGACGACTGGGACATCGAGGAACGCAGCCGCGCCCAGCTCGACCGCCTCGGCCTGGCCGACGTCACCCTGGATCGCAGCCTGAGCACCCTCAGCGGCGGCCAGGTCATCTCCCTCGGTTTCGCCGCCCAGTTGCTGAAGCGGCCCGACGTGCTGCTGCTCGACGAGCCCACCAACAACCTCGACCTCGACGCCCGGCACAAGCTCTACGACGTGCTGAAGGACTTCAACGGCTGCCTGCTCCTGGTCAGCCACGACCGCGACCTGCTCGACCGCATGGAACGCATCGCCGAACTCGACCGCGGCGAACTGCGCTTCTACGGAGGCAACTTCACCGCGTACGAGGAGGCCGTGCGAACCGAGCAGGAAGTCGCGGAGAAGAACATCCGCAACGCCGAGCAGGAGCTGAAGCGGGAGAAGCGGGAAATGCAGCAGGCCCGCGAGCGCGCCGAACGCCGGCAGAGCAACGCCGCCCGCAACCTGAGGAACGCCGGTCTGCCCCGTATCTTCGCCGGCAACATGAAGCGGGGCGCGCAGGAGTCCGCGGGCCGGGCGGGCCAGATGCACGCCGGCCGGGTCAGCGAGGCGAAGGCCCGGCTGGACGAGGCCGGGCGTGCGCTGCGCGAGGAGCAGCGCATCACGCTGGACCTGCCGGACACCAACGTGCCCGCCGGGCGCAACCTGTTCCTCGGCGAGCAGCTCCTCGTCCGCCTCGGCGACAAGGACGTGTTCGCCGGCCAGGGTGCCGACCTGACGGTCCGGGGCCCCGAGCGCATCGCGCTGACCGGTGCCAACGGTGCCGGCAAGAGCACGTTGCTGCGTCTGCTCAGCGGCGACCTGACACCACGGAGCGGTGAGATCAGGCGGGCCGACGGCCGCATCGCCTACCTCTCGCAGCGCCTCGACCTGCTGGACCTGGACCGTACGGTCGCCGAGAACTTCGCCGACTACGCCCCGGAGCGGCCGGAGGCCGAGCGGATGAACCTGCTCGCCCGCTTCCTCTTCCGGGGGCCCCGCGCCCATCTGCCCGTCGGGGTGCTCTCCGGAGGCGAACGGCTGCGCGCCACCCTGGCCTGCGTGCTGTGCGCGGAGCCGGCTCCGCACCTGCTGCTCCTGGACGAGCCGACGAACAACCTCGACCTGGTCAGCGCGGGCCAGTTGGAGAGCGCCCTGAACTCCTACCAGGGGGCCTTCGTGGTGGTCAGCCACGACGAGCGGTTCCTGCGCGAGATCGGCGTGAACCGGTGGCTGCGGCTGGCCGACGGCAAGCTGGAGGAGACGGGGGCCCCTGAGGTGTGA